A region from the Brassica napus cultivar Da-Ae chromosome C8, Da-Ae, whole genome shotgun sequence genome encodes:
- the LOC106418442 gene encoding serine/arginine-rich splicing factor RS40 isoform X2 translates to MQGFAFVYMEDERDAEDAIRALDRIEFGRKGRRLRVEWTKGERGGDRRSGGGSRRSSSMRPSKTLFVINFDADNTRTRDLERHFEPYGKIVNVRIRRNFAFVQYEEQEDATRALDATNNSKLMDKVISVEYAMKDDDARGNGHSPERRRDRSPERRRRSPSPYKRERGSPDYGRGGSPVAAYKRERTSPDYGRRRSPSPYKRTRRSSPEYGRDRHRGNESPRRRERGASPRYSRSPDNKRERVSPDHSPFKKESSKNGDGEVDSPNERRERSRSSPENGQVESPGSIGRRDSDGGYDGADSPMQKSRSRSPPAEE, encoded by the exons ATGCAAG GGTTTGCTTTCGTGTACATGGAAGATGAGAGGGATGCTGAAGATGCTATCCGAGCCCTTGACCGCATTGAATTTGGACGTAAGGGACGCAGACTCCGTGTTGAGTGGACAAAG GGTGAGCGTGGAGGTGATAGAAGATCTGGTGGTGGTTCAAGGAGATCCTCATCCATGAGGCCTTCCAAGACTCTGTTTGTGATCAACTTCGATGCAGATAACACTAGGACCCGGGATCTAGAGAGACACTTTGAACCATATGGCAAAATTGTGAACGTTAGGATCCGGAGGAACTTTGCATTTGTCCAATACGAGGAGCAAGAGGATGCCACTAGAGCATTGGATGCTACCAATAACAG TAAGCTGATGGATAAGGTGATCTCGGTGGAGTATGCAATGAAAGATGATGATGCAAGAGGGAACGGACACAGTCCTGAAAGACGCCGCGACAGGTCACCAGAAAGGAGAAGGCGATCACCTAGTCCTtacaagagagaaagagggagCCCTGACTATGGCCGAGGTGGTAGTCCCGTTGCTGCATACAAAAGGGAAAGGACCAGTCCTGATTACGGCAGAAGACGTAGCCCAAGTCCTTACAAGAGAACAAGGCGTAGCAGTCCCGAGTATGGTCGCGACCGCCACAGAGGCAATGAGAGTCCTCGGAGGAGGGAGAGGGGTGCAAGTCCCAGGTACAGCCGCAGTCCTGACaacaagagagagagggtgAGCCCTGATCACAGCCCGTTTAAGAAGGAGAGCTCGAAGAATGGAGATGGTGAGGTTGATAGCCCAAATGAAAGGAGGGAGAGGTCGAGGTCTAGCCCTGAGAATGGCCAAGTTGAAAGCCCTGGCTCTATTGGGAGGAGGGACAGTGATGGTGGCTATGATGGTGCTGATAGCCCAATGCAGAAGAG CCGGTCTCGTTCGCCTCCAGCTGAAGAGTGA
- the LOC106418442 gene encoding serine/arginine-rich splicing factor RS40 isoform X1, producing the protein MKPVFCGNFEYDAREGDLERLFRKYGRVERVDMKAGFAFVYMEDERDAEDAIRALDRIEFGRKGRRLRVEWTKGERGGDRRSGGGSRRSSSMRPSKTLFVINFDADNTRTRDLERHFEPYGKIVNVRIRRNFAFVQYEEQEDATRALDATNNSKLMDKVISVEYAMKDDDARGNGHSPERRRDRSPERRRRSPSPYKRERGSPDYGRGGSPVAAYKRERTSPDYGRRRSPSPYKRTRRSSPEYGRDRHRGNESPRRRERGASPRYSRSPDNKRERVSPDHSPFKKESSKNGDGEVDSPNERRERSRSSPENGQVESPGSIGRRDSDGGYDGADSPMQKSRSRSPPAEE; encoded by the exons GGTTTGCTTTCGTGTACATGGAAGATGAGAGGGATGCTGAAGATGCTATCCGAGCCCTTGACCGCATTGAATTTGGACGTAAGGGACGCAGACTCCGTGTTGAGTGGACAAAG GGTGAGCGTGGAGGTGATAGAAGATCTGGTGGTGGTTCAAGGAGATCCTCATCCATGAGGCCTTCCAAGACTCTGTTTGTGATCAACTTCGATGCAGATAACACTAGGACCCGGGATCTAGAGAGACACTTTGAACCATATGGCAAAATTGTGAACGTTAGGATCCGGAGGAACTTTGCATTTGTCCAATACGAGGAGCAAGAGGATGCCACTAGAGCATTGGATGCTACCAATAACAG TAAGCTGATGGATAAGGTGATCTCGGTGGAGTATGCAATGAAAGATGATGATGCAAGAGGGAACGGACACAGTCCTGAAAGACGCCGCGACAGGTCACCAGAAAGGAGAAGGCGATCACCTAGTCCTtacaagagagaaagagggagCCCTGACTATGGCCGAGGTGGTAGTCCCGTTGCTGCATACAAAAGGGAAAGGACCAGTCCTGATTACGGCAGAAGACGTAGCCCAAGTCCTTACAAGAGAACAAGGCGTAGCAGTCCCGAGTATGGTCGCGACCGCCACAGAGGCAATGAGAGTCCTCGGAGGAGGGAGAGGGGTGCAAGTCCCAGGTACAGCCGCAGTCCTGACaacaagagagagagggtgAGCCCTGATCACAGCCCGTTTAAGAAGGAGAGCTCGAAGAATGGAGATGGTGAGGTTGATAGCCCAAATGAAAGGAGGGAGAGGTCGAGGTCTAGCCCTGAGAATGGCCAAGTTGAAAGCCCTGGCTCTATTGGGAGGAGGGACAGTGATGGTGGCTATGATGGTGCTGATAGCCCAATGCAGAAGAG CCGGTCTCGTTCGCCTCCAGCTGAAGAGTGA
- the LOC106418256 gene encoding probable transcriptional regulator SLK1, translating into MNKPGVDSTTDGAGHEALNLQRSSGINNMRIPTPPQMSFSSNNINIPGSLVLDGSASMQQHLSQQQQQQQAGQSSVPMRENDYSHVDKKPRIEVKQEGMLQQQIFQQLIQRQDPTGRNTQLQALLQQQRLRQQQQILQSMSPSQRLQLQQQQLRQQLQQPGGTQQIPPNVRPYDVGVCARKMMMYLYHLQQRPAENCISYWRKFVAEYFSPRAKQRLCLSQYESAGHHALGMFQQAAPDMWQCDLCSTKSGKGFEATFDVLARLIEIKFASGIIDELLYLDHPREHRFTNGLMMLEYRKAVQETVHEQFRVVREGHLRIIFSQDLKILTWEFCARRHEELLLRRLIAPQVNQLLQVAQKCQSTISESGSEGVSQQDLQSNSNMVLGAGRQLAKFMELQSLNDLGYPKRYIRTLQISEVVKSMKDLMNFTGEHKVGPIEGLRRLLEQTATAKLQRQKVQEMEHMGNSGAMNGSAQAQMALTPGTMNGLIGNNNSSNSNNHHQLVGRGAMNGSAQAAAALTNYQSMLMRQNAMNNPNSNAVKEEGFSTQNPTQSPSSSSHQRQSLATPGFPSSPQMQQQQQQQQQRNMNGPPHHLQPPHSHGNNQGQQMLNQLLQEISENGPSLQQQQAFSGQSGGGNNNAERNPAASTSSISGGGGGRVPSRNNSFKAVVSNNNNHHLPEDLSIPELSHDFSEDAFFNNSDIYGSL; encoded by the exons ATGAACAAACCGGGGGTCGATTCGACTACCGATGGTGCTGGCCATGAAGCTCTAAATTTGCAGAGGAGCAGTGGCATCAACAACATGCGTATCCCAACACCACCACAAATGTCCTTCTCCTCAAACAACATCAACATCCCCGGTTCTTTGGTTCTTGACGGCTCTGCTTCAATGCAGCAGCACTTGtctcagcagcagcagcaacagcaAGCAGGGCAGAGCTCAGTTCCAATGAGGGAAAACGATTATTCCCATGTGGATAAGAAGCCTAGGATTGAGGTGAAGCAAGAGGGTATGCTGCAGCAGCAGATTTTCCAGCAGCTGATCCAGCGTCAGGACCCCACGGGAAGGAACACGCAGCTGCAAGCATTGCTTCAGCAGCAGAGGCTGAGACAACAGCAGCAGATTCTTCAGTCCATGTCACCCTCCCAGAGACTCCAgttgcagcagcagcagctgaGACAGCAGTTACAGCAACCAGGAGGGACTCAGCAGATCCCTCCTAATGTGCGTCCTTATGACGTTGGCGTGTGTGCTCGGAAAATGATGATGTACTTGTATCATCTACAGCAACGTCCTGCC GAAAATTGCATTAGCTATTGGAGGAAGTTTGTGGCGGAGTACTTCTCACCTCGTGCAAAGCAAAGGTTGTGCTTGTCACAGTACGAAAGTGCTGGACACCATGCGCTTGGCATGTTTCAGCAAGCAGCTCCG GATATGTGGCAGTGTGATCTCTGCAGCACCAAATCTGGAAAAGGCTTTG AGGCAACTTTCGACGTGCTTGCCAGACTGATTGAAATCAAATTCGCGAGTGGGATCATTGATGAGCTCTTGTATCTGGACCATCCAAGAGAACACAGATTTACCAATGGACTGATGATGTTAGAGTACAGAAAAGCGGTTCAGGAAACTGTACACGAGCAGTTTCGCGTTGTCCGTGAGGGCCATCTTCGCATCATATTCTCTCAAGATTTGAAG ATACTTACTTGGGAGTTTTGTGCTCGGCGTCATGAAGAGCTTCTTCTCCGCAGACTTATTGCTCCACAG GTGAACCAGTTGCTTCAGGTTGCACAGAAATGCCAGAGCACCATCTCGGAGAGTGGGTCAGAGGGAGTTTCTCAGCAGGATCTACAGTCAAACAGTAACAT GGTCTTGGGAGCAGGAAGGCAGCTGGCGAAGTTTATGGAGTTACAGTCGCTGAATGATCTTGGCTATCCGAAAAGATATATCAGAACTCTACAG ATATCTGAAGTTGTCAAGAGCATGAAGGACCTGATGAACTTCACTGGCGAGCACAAAGTTGGCCCAATTG AGGGGTTAAGGCGGCTTTTGGAACAGACAGCGACAGCAAAGCTCCAGAGACAGAAAGTGCAGGAGATGGAGCATATGGGGAATAGTGGAGCTATGAATGGGTCAGCTCAAGCTCAGATGGCGTTGACTCCAGGAACAATGAACGGCCTAATTGGCAACAACAACAGCTCCAACTCCAACAATCACCATCAACTTGTTGGTCGTGGAGCTATGAATGGCTCGGCTCAAGCAGCAGCAGCTCTGACCAACTACCAAAGCATGCTTATGAGGCAAAACGCTATGAATAACCCAAACTCAAATGCGGTCAAAGAAGAGGGGTTCTCTACTCAGAACCCAACCCAGAGCCCATCTTCTTCCTCCCATCAGAGGCAGAGCTTAGCAACGCCTGGATTCCCCAGCTCTCCCCAGATgcaacagcagcagcagcagcagcagcagcgcAACATGAATGGCCCTCCTCATCACTTGCAACCACCCCATTCACATGGCAACAACCAGGGGCAGCAGATGCTTAATCAGCTGTTACAGGAGATATCTGAAAACGGACCGAGTTTGCAACAGCAACAAGCCTTTTCAGGTCAGAGTGGTGGTGGCAACAATAACGCAGAGAGAAACCCAGCTGCCTCCACTTCCAGCAtctcaggaggaggaggaggccgAGTTCCAAGCCGAAACAACAGTTTCAAAGCAGTCGTCTCAAACAACAACAATCATCATTTGCCAGAAGATTTATCAATCCCAGAACTATCTCATGATTTCTCAGAAGACGCCTTCTTCAACAACAGTGATATTTATGGTAGCTTGTAG
- the LOC106426406 gene encoding pre-mRNA cleavage factor Im 25 kDa subunit 2-like has product MAMSQVVNTYPLSNYSFGTKEPKLEKDTSVADRLARMKINYMKEGMRTSVDAILLVQEHNHPHILLLQIGNTFCKLPGGRLKPGENEVEGLKRKLTSKLGGNSAALVPDWKVGECVATWWRPNFETMMYPYCPPHITKPKECKRLYIVHLSEKEYFAVPKNLKLLAVPLFELYDNVQRYGPVISTIPQQLSRFHFNMISS; this is encoded by the exons ATGGCTATGTCTCAGGTGGTGAACACGTACCCGCTTTCGAACTACAGCTTCGGAACTAAAGAACCGAAGCTCGAAAAGGACACTTCCGTCGCCGACCGTCTCGCTCGTATGAAAATCAA CTATATGAAAGAGGGCATGAGGACTAGCGTTGATGCGATTCTGCTG GTACAAGAACACAACCATCCTCACATACTTCTCCTGCAAATTGGTAACACATTCTGCAAGCTTCCAGGTGGACGCCTGAAGCCTGGAGAAAACG AAGTTGAAGGCTTGAAAAGAAAGTTGACTAGTAAGCTTGGAGGCAATTCTGCTGCTCTTGTACCTGACTGGAAG GTAGGAGAATGTGTTGCGACGTGGTGGCGTCCAAACTTTGAAACCATGATGTACCCGTATTGCCCTCCTCACATAACCAAGCCCAag GAATGCAAGAGACTTTATATTGTTCACTTGTCTGAGAAAGAGTACTTTGCAGTGCCCAAAAACTTGAAGCTCTTGGCCGTCCCTTTGTTCGAACTCTACGACAATGTTCag AGATATGGACCCGTTATATCCACCATCCCTCAACAGCTATCCAGATTCCATTTCAACATGATTAGTTCGTGA
- the LOC111210476 gene encoding low-temperature-induced 65 kDa protein-like isoform X2, with protein sequence MSCSKKVSKITSEDIWLQRNGREKKYKLMDSQAQLQRTHGHHQAEEQNRIHHPEEEEHHEKGPAKVVKKAKEKAKKIKKALTKHGHGHEQELHGARGKGHHISDPVEEEFFPDPMKEEIVPPGKKFVPVVSSSHSTKPSGRVKGAEASISRDGYGNKVISMVTPVYEKVKGTGAIVMKKLPFSGHGTGTKMENQQGQDKGISAKEYLTEKLSPGEGDKALSEVVTQKLHLGGDKSGSVPVQQRFQESGN encoded by the exons ATGTCTTGCTCCAAGAAGGTTTCCAAGATTACCTCAGAAGACATTTGGTTGCAGAGAAACGGAagagagaaaaaatataaattaatggaTTCGCAAGCGCAGTTGCAACGTACTCATGGTCACCATCAAGCAGAGGAACAGAATAGGATTCACCATCCAG AGGAAGAGGAGCATCATGAGAAAGGACCAGCAAAAGTTGTGAAGAAAGCCAAGGAAAAAGCAAAGAAGATAAAGAAAGCTCTTACCAAACATGGTCATGGTCATGAACAAGAACTCCACGGTG CACGAGGAAAAGGTCACCACATTTCGGACCCGGTGGAAGAAGAGTTCTTTCCGGACCCTATGAAAGAGGAGATAGTGCCTCCAGGCAAGAAGTTTGTTCCGGTCGTGTCCTCTTCCCACAGTACTAAACCGTCTGGCCGCGTAAAAGGAGCTGAAGCTTCGATCTCCCGTGATGGATACGGGAATAAGGTTATATCTATGGTGACTCCAGTTTACGAGAAGGTCAAAGGGACAGGAGCTATCGTGATGAAGAAGCTTCCTTTCTCCGGGCACGGAACCGGTACAAAGATGGAGAACCAGCAAGGACAAGACAAGGGCATCTCAGCCAAAGAATATTTAACAGAGAAACTGAGTCCTGGAGAGGGAGATAAGGCTTTGTCGGAGGTGGTCACCCAGAAACTTCATCTCGGAGGTGACAAGAGTGGCTCTGTGCCTGTGCAGCAGAGATTCCAAGAATCTGGAAATTGA
- the LOC111210476 gene encoding low-temperature-induced 65 kDa protein-like isoform X1, whose protein sequence is MSCSKKVSKITSEDIWLQRNGREKKYKLMDSQAQLQRTHGHHQAEEQNRIHHPEEEEHHEKGPAKVVKKAKEKAKKIKKALTKHGHGHEQELHGGAPARGKGHHISDPVEEEFFPDPMKEEIVPPGKKFVPVVSSSHSTKPSGRVKGAEASISRDGYGNKVISMVTPVYEKVKGTGAIVMKKLPFSGHGTGTKMENQQGQDKGISAKEYLTEKLSPGEGDKALSEVVTQKLHLGGDKSGSVPVQQRFQESGN, encoded by the exons ATGTCTTGCTCCAAGAAGGTTTCCAAGATTACCTCAGAAGACATTTGGTTGCAGAGAAACGGAagagagaaaaaatataaattaatggaTTCGCAAGCGCAGTTGCAACGTACTCATGGTCACCATCAAGCAGAGGAACAGAATAGGATTCACCATCCAG AGGAAGAGGAGCATCATGAGAAAGGACCAGCAAAAGTTGTGAAGAAAGCCAAGGAAAAAGCAAAGAAGATAAAGAAAGCTCTTACCAAACATGGTCATGGTCATGAACAAGAACTCCACGGTGGTGCGCCAG CACGAGGAAAAGGTCACCACATTTCGGACCCGGTGGAAGAAGAGTTCTTTCCGGACCCTATGAAAGAGGAGATAGTGCCTCCAGGCAAGAAGTTTGTTCCGGTCGTGTCCTCTTCCCACAGTACTAAACCGTCTGGCCGCGTAAAAGGAGCTGAAGCTTCGATCTCCCGTGATGGATACGGGAATAAGGTTATATCTATGGTGACTCCAGTTTACGAGAAGGTCAAAGGGACAGGAGCTATCGTGATGAAGAAGCTTCCTTTCTCCGGGCACGGAACCGGTACAAAGATGGAGAACCAGCAAGGACAAGACAAGGGCATCTCAGCCAAAGAATATTTAACAGAGAAACTGAGTCCTGGAGAGGGAGATAAGGCTTTGTCGGAGGTGGTCACCCAGAAACTTCATCTCGGAGGTGACAAGAGTGGCTCTGTGCCTGTGCAGCAGAGATTCCAAGAATCTGGAAATTGA
- the LOC106426412 gene encoding actin-depolymerizing factor-like isoform X2: MANAASGMAVEDNCKLKFLELKKRTHRFIIFRIDGQQVVVEKLGSPQETYEDFSASLPADECRYAVFDFDFTTNENCQKSKIFFIAWSPDSSRVRMKMVYASSKDRFKRELDGIQVELQATDPSEMSFDIIKSRAL, encoded by the exons atg GCGAACGCGGCATCGGGGATGGCAGTGGAGGACAACTGCAAGCTGAAGTTCTTGGAGCTAAAGAAAAGAACACATCGGTTCATAATATTCAGGATAGACGGGCAGCAAGTGGTGGTTGAAAAGTTAGGAAGCCCGCAGGAGACTTACGAAGACTTCAGCGCTTCCCTCCCTGCCGACGAGTGCCGCTATGCTGTTTTCGATTTCGATTTTACCACCAATGAAAATTGCCAGAAGAGCAAAATCTTCTTCATAGCATG GTCACCGGATTCATCTAGAGTGAGGATGAAGATGGTTTATGCAAGCTCCAAGGATAGATTCAAGAGAGAATTGGACGGCATTCAGGTGGAGTTACAAGCCACTGATCCTAGCGAGATGAGCTTCGACATTATCAAAAGCCGAGCTCTCTAG
- the LOC106426412 gene encoding actin-depolymerizing factor-like isoform X1 — MNEKANAASGMAVEDNCKLKFLELKKRTHRFIIFRIDGQQVVVEKLGSPQETYEDFSASLPADECRYAVFDFDFTTNENCQKSKIFFIAWSPDSSRVRMKMVYASSKDRFKRELDGIQVELQATDPSEMSFDIIKSRAL; from the exons ATGAATGAAAAGGCGAACGCGGCATCGGGGATGGCAGTGGAGGACAACTGCAAGCTGAAGTTCTTGGAGCTAAAGAAAAGAACACATCGGTTCATAATATTCAGGATAGACGGGCAGCAAGTGGTGGTTGAAAAGTTAGGAAGCCCGCAGGAGACTTACGAAGACTTCAGCGCTTCCCTCCCTGCCGACGAGTGCCGCTATGCTGTTTTCGATTTCGATTTTACCACCAATGAAAATTGCCAGAAGAGCAAAATCTTCTTCATAGCATG GTCACCGGATTCATCTAGAGTGAGGATGAAGATGGTTTATGCAAGCTCCAAGGATAGATTCAAGAGAGAATTGGACGGCATTCAGGTGGAGTTACAAGCCACTGATCCTAGCGAGATGAGCTTCGACATTATCAAAAGCCGAGCTCTCTAG
- the LOC106426404 gene encoding rRNA 2'-O-methyltransferase fibrillarin 2 → MRPPLTGGRGGGGFSGGRGGGGYSGGRGGSSGGRGRGGGRGFGDRGGRGGGRGMSRGGGRGDRGGRGRGGRGGMKGGSKVIVEPHRHAGVFIAKGKEDALVTRNLVPGEAVYNEKRISVPNEDGTKTEYRVWNPFRSKLAAAILGGVDNIYIKPGAKVLYLGAASGTTVSHVSDLVGPEGCVYAVEFSHRSGRDLVNMAKKRTNVIPIIEDARHPAKYRMLVGMVDVIFADVAQPDQARIVALNASFFLKTGGHFVISIKANCIDSTVPAEAVFQSEVKKLQQEQFKPAEQVTLEPFERDHACVVGTYRAPKKAKAATAA, encoded by the exons ATGAGGCCTCCTCTAACTGGTG GACGTGGTGGCGGTGGGTTCAGTGGTGGACGTGGTGGCGGTGGGTACAGTGGTGGACGAGGAGGTAGCTCTGGAggtagaggaagaggaggaggaagaggttTCGGAGACCGTGGTGGACGTGGCGGCGGTAGAGGCATGAGCAGAGGAGGAGGTAGAGGAGACCGTGGTGGACGTGGCAGAGGAGGACGTGGAGGGATGAAGGGAGGCAGCAAAGTGATTGTGGAGCCACACAGACACGCGGGAGTGTTCATTGCCAAGGGCAAAGAAGATGCTCTCGTCACTAGGAACTTGGTTCCTGGTGAAGCTGTCTACAACGAGAAGAGAATCTCTGTTCCG AATGAAGATGGAACTAAGACTGAGTACAGAGTGTGGAACCCTTTCCGCTCTAAGCTGGCGGCTGCTATTCTCGGTGGTGTTGATAACATTTACATT AAACCTGGTGCTAAAGTTCTGTACCTTGGTGCTGCTTCTGGAACCACAGTCTCTCATGTGTCTGATCTTGTTGGACCC GAGGGATGTGTCTACGCGGTTGAGTTTTCTCACAGAAGTGGTAGAGATTTGGTGAACATGGCGAAGAAGAGGACTAATGTTATCCCAATCATTGAAGATGCTAGACACCCTGCCAAATACAGAATGCTTGTTGGCATGGTTGATGTTATCTTCGCTGATGTTGCTCAGCCTGATCAG GCTAGGATCGTGGCTTTGAATGCAAGCTTCTTTCTCAAAACAGGAGGTCACTTTGTTATTTCAATCAAGGCAAACTGTATTGACTCAACAGTTCCAGCAGAAGCCGTGTTTCAGAGCGAAGTGAAGAAGCTGCAACAAGAGCAGTTCAAGCCAGCAGAGCAAGTGACGCTTGAGCCATTTGAGCGTGACCATGCTTGTGTCGTTGGTACCTACCGTGCCCCTAAGAAAGCCAAGGCTGCTACTGCTGCTTAG